The Myxococcales bacterium region GTCGGCATGGACGCGCTTCTCCTGCTCCTTGGACTCGGTGTCGAGGCGCACGACGTCGCCACCGCACGCCATGAAAGCCTCGAGCGTCGCGAGGAAATCGAACGTCAGGGGAAAGGGCGTCGAGTCTCCGAAGAGGTATCGCATCGTTCGCCGGCCCAAACCGTAGCGAACGGCGGGCGGACACTGCAATGGTCAATCCGCGCGTGGCGGTCCGGTCTCGCCTCGGGCCGCGTCTCAACCGGGGCGCAGCCCCTCGGTCGCGAGGGCCGACCGCAGCGCCGCCAGCGCCCGCGCGGCCCGGGACTTAATGGTGCCGAGCGGCAAGTTTTCACGCTCCGCGATCTCCGGGTAGGACAGCCCCTCGAAGAACGCGGTTTCCAGGGTCCGCCGCTGCGCCGCCGGCAAGGTGGCGAGGGCCCGCTCCACACGCACGCGTTCGCCTTCGAGGGCGACGAGCGTTTCAGCGTCCCGCACGCTCGGCGACGGTTCGTACACGAGGACATCGTGCGCGATAGCGCTCCGACGGTCGCGGCGACGCGTCCGGTCGATGGCGAGGTTGCGCGTCAAGGTCACGAACCACGCCACAACGCTGCCGCGCTCGCTCGAATAGCGGCCGGCGCGATCGCTCAAGGCGACGAAGGCGTCGTGCACAACGTCCTCCGACTCGGCCCGATCGCGCACGATGCGAAAGGCGAGCGCCAAGAGGAGCCCCGCGTGCCGATCGTAGAGGAGCCCCACGGCGGCGACGTCGCCGGCCGCAACGGCACGGACGAGCACGTCGTCTGCGACTGTCGGCGGCGCGTCGTTCATGGGCCTCGAAGCACGCTCCGCCTCATGGCGCCTCAGCGAAGGCCCGGAGGCGCGCCGCGCGCGCCGGCCCGTAGGGAGCCATGAGAGCGATGGCCGTGAGGGCCGCTCGTTCGAGCGCCTCGTGGGCTCCGGCCTGGAGCTCGCGCGGCACGGTCACGGCGAACCCCCTTTCGAAGCCGGCCGTGGCCGTGGCCATGATGCCGAGTTCGGTGAGGCAGCCGGTCAAAATGAGCTCGTCCACGCGGAGCTCGTCGAGCACCTCGCCGAGCCTGGAGCCCGTGAAGGCGTTGTAGGTCGACTTGGCGATCACGGGGTCGCCCGGTATGGGCGCGAGCTCAGGCCAGACCTCAGCCCCGTCGGTGCCGGCCAGGTTATGAGCGCCCCAGCCGTCGATGAGATCGGTGTCGGTGTCCCAGGCCTCGTGCACGTCTACGACGTAGACGACCGGCATCGACGCGGCGCGGGCCGCTTCGATGCGAGCCCTGAGGTCGGGGACGATGGCCCGCGCTCGCGGAACTTCGCCCCCTCCGCCGGGTCGCAGGTGGTCCACCATCATGTCGAGCACGACGAGCGCCGGTCGGGCGGGCCGAGCCCGCGCGCTGACACTCCGGAGGATGCGCTGCCGGAGGCCCGGAGGCGCAGGCGCCGGTGCAAGCGCGAGGGCCAACGCGGCGAGATCTTCGCGCACTTGAGGCAACGCGGACGCTAGCGCTGGCTCGTACGCGACGAGCGCATCGGTGACGCGCTCGGGGCGCGCGCCGAGGGCGAAGGCCAACAAGTCGGCCGCAGCTTCGTCCTTGGGATCCTCGTCCATGCGCGGGCCTCCAGCCTACCAGCGTCCGGCACGTGCTGCAGCCGCACGTGGGTGCGACACGGACCCAAGAGCTACGCCTGAGCGCTCGTTCCGGTTCCGAAACGAGCGCCCGGCGGGCAAATTAGGGGCCTCTCGGCTATTGCTCGACGACCGGCACGCCGTCCGCCAAGAGCTCGCCGATGCGGGCCACGGCGCGCTCCGCGTTGAACCGCGACGCGTAGGACTCGCCGTGGGCCACAATCGCGCCGTTCAAGGCCAGCAGGCGGATACGTACCGAACCTTCATCGCCCTCGATCAGGTCGAAGCGAAGCGAGTCTTGCCCGTTTTCGACGACCGACGCGATGCCGTTGTGCGCCGACGCTTTGCTCGCGTAGGCCTGCGACGAGAGCACCAACTCGCCGTTGGCCGCACGCAGGCGGAAGCGCGCCTTGTTTTGCGCGTCGCGGTAGAGCTCGAAGCGCGGAGTCTTGGGCGCAGGCGCGGTAACCGGGTGACCGAGCGCGACGAGAAGGGCGCGCGCGGTGCGAGCGCCGCGCTGGGCGTTCGAGGCGGTCCCGTAGAGCTCGCTGGACGACACCGTCTCGCCGTTCTTGGCCACGACGTTGAAGTAGAACTCGCCGTTCTTCGCTTCTTTGATGCGATACGCCGACGCGTCTTGGCCCACGCGCATGAGGCCCTCGATGCCGCGCTCGGCGTTCGAGTGGCTGGCGTAGCCCTCAGACCGAAGCACGTTCTTGCCGTTGCCGGCGATGAGCTCGAAGTAGGACTTGCCGTCGAAGCCGACGAACGTCTCGAAGCGGGCGGTGCGAGCGTTGAGCTCCGCTTCGGATTCGGCCGCGGCCTCCTCTTGAGCGACCTCTTCGGGGGTCCCTCCGCAAGCAAGGGCGGGGACACAGAGGGCGAGGATCAAGGCCAAGCGGCTCGATTGAAGGGTGAACATGACGAATCTCCGATGAATTTCTCTCCTGGGAAATGGCACCGGTGCGCGCCCTCGACGGGCGAGCGCAGCCGATGGGGCCTCCGCGGGCCGCCCGCTGGCGAACCGCAAACACCTTTCGCGTGGGGTTTCACCGCGACGCGCCGGCGTAGTAGCAGGTAGGCGATGCAGCGCAAGATTCTTCTGCGCGCGGCGAGCCCTGCTACGTTTGCGAAGCGATGAGCCTCACGCAAGGAGACGTTCTCGACGGCAAATACGTCATCGAGCGCATGCTGGGCAAAGGCGGCATGGGGGCCGTCTACGTTGCTTACGAGGAGCACCTCGGTCGGCGCGTGGCCATCAAGGTTTTGCTTCCCGAGGCCGCCGCCAACGCGGAGGCGGTCACCCGCTTCGAACGCGAAGGACGAGCCGCCGCCGCGCTCGAGAGCGATCACGTCACGCGCATCTTCGCCGTCGGCCGCCTCGCGAGCGGCTCGCCGTACATCGTGATGGAGCTGCTCGATGGCCACGATCTGGCCGAGGCGCTCACCAAGGGCGGTCCGCTCTCGCCAAGTGATGTTGTCGCGATCATGCTGGACGCCTGCGATGCCCTCGCCGAGGCACACGCGCGCGGCATCGTTCACCGCGACATGAAGCCAGCGAACCTCTTCTTCTCGAAACGCGCCAACGGCACGCAAACGATCAAGGTGCTCGACTTCGGCATTTCCAAAGCGACGGGCGCCGGAGCACCGCAGCAAGGGCTCACCGGCACGGCGATGATGGGCACGCCCTATTACATGTCGCCGGAGCAAATTCGCGAAGCGCGCGACGTCGACGGGCGAACGGACATCTGGGCCCTTGGCATCACGATGTACGAGCTCTTGGTGGGCACCCTGCCCTTCTCCGGCAACAGCCTCGCCGACTTGTGCGTGGCGATCTTGACGACGCCTCACGTGCCGGCGGCCATGCGCCGCGCGGATATTCCGCCGGAGCTCGACGCCATCATCAATCGCTGCTTGTGCAAGGACGCCGCGGGCCGCTTCGCCAATGCCACCGAGCTACGCGCCGCGCTCCAACAACTTGCCGGCGGGCACGTTTCGTCGCCTCAGCTCTCCGTCAGGTTGGCGTCTTCGCCGCAGTTTGGCGGCGCCGGCACAGGGCCCGGAACCCCCTTCCCACCGGGCGCGCCCTTCGCGCACGGCACGCCGTTTCCGCAGGGTGGCGGGACTCCGTACCCTGGCGCTCCGAGCAACGGGGGCTTCGCAGGCGGGCACCCCGGCTCGCATCTCGGCTCGCATCCCGGCTCGCATCCCGGGACCGTCGACCCGGTCTCGCAGACGCCCAGTCCTAAGCCACCGACCTCCAACGCAGGGCTCGTCGTAGGCGCCGTCATCGCGGGCGTCGTGCTGCTTGGTGGTGCCGGATTCGCCGTCCGCGCCGCGCTCGCCCCAGCCACGGCCCTCACCGCCAAGCCGGCAGACGCGGGCGCGGCGCTCGCATCATCGGCCGAACCTCTTGATGCGGCGACGGCGCCCTCGATCCCGACGACGCTGGCCCCGCTCCAGAGCGCCGATGCACCGGCGCCACGCAGGCGCCCGGCGAGTTCGAGCGCTCGGCCCACCGCGTCGGCGCCAACGCCCTCGGCAGGGCCCTCGGCGCCGGTCCCCCCCACGCCCCCCCTAACCACGAAGCCTGTTACCCTTCCGGCGGGACCGCCGCCCATCCCGATTGATCGACGATGACCCAACTTCGCCTCGCGACGTTCGTCGCACTCGTGACCTCGTTCGCACCTGCCGTGGCGCTCGCCCAAGACAGCTCAGGCGCGGCCGCCGCTGACGTTCTCTTTCGTCAGAACCGTCAGCTGCACGAGGAGAAGCGTTATGCGGAGGCGTGTCCAAAGTTCGCCGAGAGCTTCAAGCTCGACCCCGCGACGGGCGCGCTCCTCGCGTTGGCGTCTTGCCACGAGGCGGAAGGAAAGCTGGCGAGCGCCTGGGCCGAATACAACGACGTCGTCGCGCGGGCGCGCCGCGACAATCAGCCGGATCGCGCCGAAACGGCGCGCCAACGGGCCGCTGCCATCGAGCCCAAGCTCGCCAAGTTGACGATCCTGCTCGCGCCCGGCGCCGGCGAAGTGCCGGGCTTGCAGGTGAAGCGAGGCACGCTCGCCATCGGCTCCGGCTCCGTCGGCACCGCGCTCCCGATCGATCGCGGCGAGCACACGGTGGAAGCGAGCGCGCCGGGCTACCAGCCGTACTCGACGCGCGTCACCATCGCCGATGGCGCTTCGCAGGTGCTCACGCTTCCGCGGCTCGTCGCCTCGGCCGCGACGACGGCGCCCGTCGTGACGGCGCCACCGGTCGTCAGCGGGCCCCCGCCGCAAGCTGCGCCGCTCGCTGCCCAGCCGCCGGCGGACCGACCGGCCGACAAGCCTGGCGCGAGCGGCGGGTCGGTGCTGAAGCCTCTCGGCATCGTCGCCATCGTCGGCGGCGTCTTGGCGGCGGGGGGCGGCACGTTCTTCGGCCTCCAGGCGATCAGTCGCTACAACGACTCGAACGCGAACAACCACTGCGACGCCATCAGCGTCTGCGACGCCGAGGGCAAATCGGCGCGCCTCGACGCGCGCAGCGCGGGCAACTTGTCGACGGGTCTCTTCGTCGCTGGCGGCGTCCTCTTGGCGGGAGGCATCACGATGGTCGTCGTGAGCGGAAGCCAACCGAGCGCGCCGCGCGCTGCGCTCACGCCCACCGTCAGCACCCAAGGCGGCGCCCTTTCCCTTCGCGGAGCGTTTCAATGAACCCTCGCCATCACGTGGGCATGTGCGTCGGCACCCTGGCGCTCGGCGTCGCTGTCATGCTCGGCGTCACGGGGTGCAACCAGATCATCGGCATCGACGAGCCGAAGGATCCGGCCGGCACGAGCAGCGGGACAGGGGCCGGAACGGGTACCGGCACGGGGACGGCCACGGGCAAAGACCTCAAGGGATTCCTCGGCAAATGGCGGAACACAGCCGTCTCGCTTCTGGTATGCGGCAACATCCAGCCGATTGACCCCAACACTGATCTCATGACGGTCTCCGCTGGCTCCTCGAGTGATCTACAGACCTCCGACGGCACCTGCACCCTCGCCTTCAACGTCGCGGCCGATGGGGTGACGGCAAACATCACGCGAGCGCAGACGTGCACCGACGGTAGTATCGGTCAGAACTACACCACGCTGTCCTTCAAGGTGGTGAGCGACGGCGCAGGAGTCGCTCGGGGAGCGGGAACCCTATCAGGGCTCAACTGCGCATGCAGTCCGTGCACCTTCACGTTGGAGCAGGACTACGCGAAGGTCCCCTAGGGGCACCTTGGCTGGCTAGAAGCGGCGGGTACCGTGTTCCCACGCACCCCTGCGTTGCGCTGGCCTCGCCGCCCCGTCGCCAGCGCCGAGACGCTCGCAGCGTTTCGTATCGCCGTCGGCATTGCGCTTCTCTTCTCGACAGAGCTCCACGCCGGTTCGAGCTTTGCGGACCTGCCGGCAGCGATGCGCATCGCGCCCGAGGGCCTCGGCTGGTTCGTGGCGGTCGCGCCCATCAGCAAGGCCATCGCCCTAGCCGTCCGTGCCGTCGCCGTCGCGGCGGCGGCGGCGACGATCCTTGGACTCTACACACAAGCAGCGACGCTCGCGCTGTGCTTCTCGAGCTTCTACCTTCTGGCGATCGGTCAGCTCGGTGGCACGGTCGTCCACAACATGCACCTCGTGTGGTTCGCCGCGATCCTCGCCGCGAGCCCCGCCGGCGACGCCCTGAGCGTCGACCGCTTCAGAGAGTCTGTTCCGTCACCCGACGCTCGCTACGGCGTCCCCGTGTGGACCGCGCGCATCCTCTTCGCGTGCGTTTACTTCTTCCCCGGCCTCCACAAAGTCATGACGCAGGGCCTCCAGTGGGCGAGCGCCGAGAACCTGTCGCTCCAACTTTACTGGAAGTGGTTCGAGTGGAACGAGGTGCCAGCGTTCCGCTTGGATCAGCACCCGACGCTCCTCCAACTCGGCGGCTTCGCGACGCTCGCGTTCGAACTCGGCTTCCCCTTCCTTCTCGTGAGCCGCCCGACGCGCCTCGCGGCGGCGGTGCTCGGCGTCGCGTTTCACATGGCGACCGATCGGCTGCTCCACGTCGCGTTCTCGAGTCTTTGGATCTGTTACCCCGTGCTCGTCGATTGGCCGCGCCGACAGCGCCACCAACCGGACACCCGTGGCACCGCGTCACCCTGGCCTCGCGCTGCGGTTGCGGTCGGCGCGCTCCTCGTCTTACCGACGCTCGCTCAAGGCTTGCGAGGCAAGACCGACGCGTTTCCCTTCGCCTGTTACCCGACCTTCGCCCATCGCGCGTCCGACACGATCCCTGATCTGACGATCGTGTCCGTGGGCGCCGACGGCGCGCACACCGAGATCGCTCACGGGCGCGACGCGCGGGGCCTTCGTTCACAAGCCCACTGGGGTCTCGTTTGGGCACTCGTGGGCGCGACGGCCCCGCTCGACGAGGCGCGGCTCCACGCCTACGTCGCAGGCCTCGGTCCCGGGTCGATGTGGCCGCCCGGCGGCACCGTGGAGCTGTGGCGCAGCGAATTCGCCGTCTCGCCCGACGCGCGGGGGCGGCCCGCCGTGCGGGCGACGAAGCTCACGTCGCTGAACGCGACGCGGCTTCGTCCTGGGCCGACCACGCCATGATGGGAATGGAGCGCTCGCGCAGCGGCCGCACGACCTTATCGGTCATCGAGCGACGCGCCAGGTCGAGGTAAGCGCCTGTCTCCATCCAACCGAGGGCGTTGCCCTTCGCGTCGAAGCCCGAACGGCCGCGACCGCCGAGGTGCTCCCACTGCCGCTTGATGGCGGCGATGGCAAGGTCCGCGTGACGCCCCACGTGTGCAAGCTCGCGCTCGGACATGCCACCGGTGGCCCAATCGAGAAACGTGAAGCCAAAGGTCCCGTGGGCCGCCTCGTCGCGAACGATGCGCGCCAGGACGGCGCGCGGAAGCGGATGCTCGGATGCGTGCCACGTGCCACGAATCAGCGGGATGGAGAGCGCCTCACCCACGCAAAAGAAGCGCGCGACGAGCTCCGCCGCTCGCACCGTCGGGCGCTGCGACGGATCGGCGTCGAGGACGAGGTGGGAGGGATCGAAGCGTATCTCCGTCCCGCCGCCGAGCTCCATCGCCATGCGCGCGCAGAGCTCCACATGAACCATCTCGTCGAGCGGAAAGCGCGTCGCGAGGGCCACGAGATCCACGGGCGCTCCGCACTCGAGCAGTGCGCGCAACGTCGCGGTGCATGCGATGGCCGTTCGATACTCCTGAAAGGCCGCACCGGTCCAAGCCTTGCGGGCCGAAATGAGCTCGCTCTCCCGGATGCCGCTCACATCGAGGGTGCCCCAAGGCATCTCCGCGCACTCGGGTCGCATGCGACGAA contains the following coding sequences:
- a CDS encoding cysteine hydrolase; this encodes MDEDPKDEAAADLLAFALGARPERVTDALVAYEPALASALPQVREDLAALALALAPAPAPPGLRQRILRSVSARARPARPALVVLDMMVDHLRPGGGGEVPRARAIVPDLRARIEAARAASMPVVYVVDVHEAWDTDTDLIDGWGAHNLAGTDGAEVWPELAPIPGDPVIAKSTYNAFTGSRLGEVLDELRVDELILTGCLTELGIMATATAGFERGFAVTVPRELQAGAHEALERAALTAIALMAPYGPARAARLRAFAEAP
- a CDS encoding ferritin-like domain-containing protein — encoded protein: MAEAEPSVGLTGLGFDAATGEGVLFELEMIGGAYERRFRRMRPECAEMPWGTLDVSGIRESELISARKAWTGAAFQEYRTAIACTATLRALLECGAPVDLVALATRFPLDEMVHVELCARMAMELGGGTEIRFDPSHLVLDADPSQRPTVRAAELVARFFCVGEALSIPLIRGTWHASEHPLPRAVLARIVRDEAAHGTFGFTFLDWATGGMSERELAHVGRHADLAIAAIKRQWEHLGGRGRSGFDAKGNALGWMETGAYLDLARRSMTDKVVRPLRERSIPIMAWSAQDEAASRSAT
- a CDS encoding DUF1508 domain-containing protein; the encoded protein is MFTLQSSRLALILALCVPALACGGTPEEVAQEEAAAESEAELNARTARFETFVGFDGKSYFELIAGNGKNVLRSEGYASHSNAERGIEGLMRVGQDASAYRIKEAKNGEFYFNVVAKNGETVSSSELYGTASNAQRGARTARALLVALGHPVTAPAPKTPRFELYRDAQNKARFRLRAANGELVLSSQAYASKASAHNGIASVVENGQDSLRFDLIEGDEGSVRIRLLALNGAIVAHGESYASRFNAERAVARIGELLADGVPVVEQ
- a CDS encoding HTTM domain-containing protein, which gives rise to MFPRTPALRWPRRPVASAETLAAFRIAVGIALLFSTELHAGSSFADLPAAMRIAPEGLGWFVAVAPISKAIALAVRAVAVAAAAATILGLYTQAATLALCFSSFYLLAIGQLGGTVVHNMHLVWFAAILAASPAGDALSVDRFRESVPSPDARYGVPVWTARILFACVYFFPGLHKVMTQGLQWASAENLSLQLYWKWFEWNEVPAFRLDQHPTLLQLGGFATLAFELGFPFLLVSRPTRLAAAVLGVAFHMATDRLLHVAFSSLWICYPVLVDWPRRQRHQPDTRGTASPWPRAAVAVGALLVLPTLAQGLRGKTDAFPFACYPTFAHRASDTIPDLTIVSVGADGAHTEIAHGRDARGLRSQAHWGLVWALVGATAPLDEARLHAYVAGLGPGSMWPPGGTVELWRSEFAVSPDARGRPAVRATKLTSLNATRLRPGPTTP
- a CDS encoding sigma-70 family RNA polymerase sigma factor, with the translated sequence MNDAPPTVADDVLVRAVAAGDVAAVGLLYDRHAGLLLALAFRIVRDRAESEDVVHDAFVALSDRAGRYSSERGSVVAWFVTLTRNLAIDRTRRRDRRSAIAHDVLVYEPSPSVRDAETLVALEGERVRVERALATLPAAQRRTLETAFFEGLSYPEIAERENLPLGTIKSRAARALAALRSALATEGLRPG
- a CDS encoding protein kinase, translated to MSLTQGDVLDGKYVIERMLGKGGMGAVYVAYEEHLGRRVAIKVLLPEAAANAEAVTRFEREGRAAAALESDHVTRIFAVGRLASGSPYIVMELLDGHDLAEALTKGGPLSPSDVVAIMLDACDALAEAHARGIVHRDMKPANLFFSKRANGTQTIKVLDFGISKATGAGAPQQGLTGTAMMGTPYYMSPEQIREARDVDGRTDIWALGITMYELLVGTLPFSGNSLADLCVAILTTPHVPAAMRRADIPPELDAIINRCLCKDAAGRFANATELRAALQQLAGGHVSSPQLSVRLASSPQFGGAGTGPGTPFPPGAPFAHGTPFPQGGGTPYPGAPSNGGFAGGHPGSHLGSHPGSHPGTVDPVSQTPSPKPPTSNAGLVVGAVIAGVVLLGGAGFAVRAALAPATALTAKPADAGAALASSAEPLDAATAPSIPTTLAPLQSADAPAPRRRPASSSARPTASAPTPSAGPSAPVPPTPPLTTKPVTLPAGPPPIPIDRR